A stretch of the Orcinus orca chromosome 1, mOrcOrc1.1, whole genome shotgun sequence genome encodes the following:
- the LOC125961043 gene encoding RNA-binding protein MEX3D-like: MGGHGKERRWGDRDPRSELGRREKLPPSCALGGPSRAAAAGGGGGGGGGGGGGGGGGSRVRPGRRSGSRPVAQLRPARPGPRPPSLADPRSVGSSRHRNFRSGKRAGDWRRGRRLHPAGAGGRGATQLRSAEPRDRLAAARPCPRGAVPEGALARVPPAAGPQRLTNNKQKLSSLMGKKKKSIPPSSKPPSHFFLLISLTLVCSLLHFLILLKIPKGKTTVSR, from the exons atgggagggcATGGAAAGGAGAGGCGCTGGGGCGACAGAGACCCACGCTCCGAGTTAGGTCGGAGGGAAAAGTTGCCCCCGTCCTGTGCGCTGGGCGGCCCGAGTCGCGCGGCAGCagcgggaggcggcggcggcggcggcggcggcggcggcggcggggggggggggggcagtcgCGTCCGGCCCGGCCGCCGCTCAGGCTCGCGGCCGGTAGCCCAACTCCGCCCGGCGCGCCCCGGCCCGCGGCCTCCGTCGCTCGCCGACCCGCGCAGCGTGGGCTCGTCCCGACACCGAAACTTTCGCTCGGGAAAGCGAGCGGGCGACTGGCGGCGAGGACGCAGGCTCCACCCGGCCGGCGCGGGGGGACGCGGGGCCACGCAGCTCCGCTCCGCCGAGCCCCGGGACCGGCTCGCCGCCGCCCGCCCATGCCCAAGGGGCGCTGTCCCGGAGGGGGCCCTGGCCCGCGTCCCTCCCGCGGCCGGACCCCAAAGGctgacaaacaataaacaaaa GCTGTCTTCActgatgggaaagaaaaaaaaaagtatacctcCTTCCTCCAAACCCCCATCCCATTTCTTCCTCCTCATCTCCCTCACTTTAGTTTGCAGCCTGCTGCATTTTCTAATCCTTCTCAAGATTCCAAAAGGAAAGACGACTGTATCACGTTAA